In the genome of Hyphobacterium sp. CCMP332, one region contains:
- the nqrC gene encoding NADH:ubiquinone reductase (Na(+)-transporting) subunit C, with protein MQQSNIYIIVFSAVLTVVLGGLLALAAVGLKPEQKKQEDLFKKKSILGAVMEIGPEDDVLKIYEKEIQSYVVDAEGKRVDEVNGEKVEAENIEVGKEFKKAPEDRLYPVFEKLNESGNIQCYILPVYGNGLWDKIYGYMAVEQDGNTLAGAVFDHISETPGLGARITEKEFQKRLVGKKIKDENGKLVGITVLKGEGNNPTDPHKIDGLSGATITSKGVQKMIYNYMDHYLPFFEKKTSGSNISMN; from the coding sequence GTGCAACAGTCTAATATATACATCATAGTTTTTTCTGCAGTATTAACAGTCGTTCTCGGTGGACTTCTGGCATTGGCAGCAGTTGGTCTAAAACCCGAGCAAAAAAAACAGGAAGACCTTTTTAAAAAGAAATCAATTTTAGGAGCTGTAATGGAAATTGGCCCTGAGGATGATGTTTTGAAAATTTACGAAAAGGAAATTCAATCCTATGTGGTTGATGCGGAAGGTAAAAGGGTCGATGAAGTAAATGGTGAAAAAGTAGAAGCGGAAAATATTGAAGTGGGGAAGGAATTTAAAAAAGCCCCTGAAGACAGATTATACCCGGTATTTGAAAAGCTAAATGAATCGGGAAATATTCAATGTTATATTTTACCTGTTTATGGAAATGGCCTTTGGGATAAAATTTATGGATATATGGCAGTGGAGCAAGACGGGAATACGTTGGCAGGAGCTGTTTTTGATCATATTTCCGAAACACCAGGTCTCGGAGCCAGAATTACTGAAAAAGAATTTCAAAAAAGGCTGGTAGGTAAAAAAATAAAAGATGAAAACGGTAAACTAGTTGGTATTACTGTTCTTAAGGGAGAAGGAAATAATCCGACCGATCCGCACAAAATTGATGGATTATCCGGAGCAACAATTACTTCTAAGGGTGTACAGAAAATGATTTACAATTATATGGATCATTATTTGCCCTTTTTTGAAAAGAAAACAAGTGGTTCTAACATAAGCATGAACTAA
- a CDS encoding NADH:ubiquinone reductase (Na(+)-transporting) subunit D, which yields MSTETLEQDQIQEQEVVKAPSEALLSKRRKKLMSDPLDEDNPITVQVLGICSALAVTTQMKPTLVMAIAVIAVIVFSNLIISLLRNLIPNRVRIIVQLSVIASLVVLVDQVLKAYFFDISKILSVFVGLIITNCIVMGRLEAFAMGNKPYDSLLDGLGSGLGYAWIILAVAFFRELLGSGSVFGFKVFEVAGIPYANNGLMVNSIGAFLIIGIIIWVQRARNGYVEHN from the coding sequence ATGAGTACTGAAACTTTAGAACAAGATCAAATTCAGGAGCAAGAAGTAGTAAAAGCTCCCAGTGAGGCACTTTTATCAAAGAGGCGAAAAAAGTTAATGTCGGATCCTCTAGATGAAGATAATCCAATTACTGTTCAGGTTTTGGGCATATGTTCTGCTTTGGCTGTGACTACCCAAATGAAGCCTACATTGGTTATGGCAATAGCAGTAATAGCCGTTATTGTTTTTTCAAATTTGATTATTTCCTTATTGCGAAATTTAATTCCAAACAGGGTCCGAATAATCGTTCAATTGTCGGTTATCGCTTCATTAGTTGTTTTGGTTGACCAGGTTTTAAAAGCCTATTTCTTCGATATCTCAAAGATATTATCGGTTTTTGTAGGTTTGATCATTACAAATTGCATTGTAATGGGACGTTTAGAAGCCTTTGCCATGGGGAATAAACCCTATGATTCATTGTTGGATGGATTAGGTAGTGGATTGGGTTATGCCTGGATCATTCTGGCAGTAGCTTTTTTCAGAGAACTTTTAGGATCCGGATCAGTATTTGGATTTAAAGTTTTCGAAGTAGCCGGCATTCCTTATGCAAATAATGGATTAATGGTGAATTCAATAGGTGCCTTCCTGATTATTGGAATTATAATCTGGGTACAAAGGGCGAGAAACGGATACGTAGAACACAATTAA
- a CDS encoding 4-hydroxy-3-methylbut-2-enyl diphosphate reductase, translating to MKVEIDQNSGYCFGVEFAIQMAEDELKESGKLYCLGDIVHNDMEVKRLNAKGLEIIDKDKLKSISDSKVLIRAHGEPPETYKIARENNLELIDASCPVVLKLQNRVKHSYDKSKEINGQIVIYGKPGHAEIIGLTGQTKDEAIIVSGIDDLDKVDFDKPITLYSQTTKSTKGFYTLKEEIERRIEESKVRNKLTEFEFDANDSICRQVSNREPQLYKFSQEHEVIVFVSGKKSSNGKALYAVCKNVNDQSYFIESSEELDEKWFETAKSVGICGATSTPMWLMENVKSEIEKLSLLKEEV from the coding sequence ATAAAAGTAGAGATAGATCAGAATTCGGGATATTGCTTTGGGGTGGAGTTTGCCATTCAAATGGCTGAAGACGAGCTGAAAGAATCGGGTAAACTTTACTGTTTGGGTGATATTGTCCATAACGATATGGAGGTTAAAAGACTAAATGCAAAAGGTCTGGAAATAATCGATAAGGATAAATTGAAAAGCATATCGGATTCCAAGGTGTTGATCAGGGCACACGGAGAACCACCGGAGACCTATAAAATAGCGCGGGAAAACAACCTGGAATTGATTGATGCATCTTGTCCGGTGGTTTTGAAATTGCAAAACAGGGTGAAGCACTCTTACGATAAATCAAAGGAAATAAATGGTCAGATTGTAATCTATGGTAAACCCGGTCATGCTGAAATTATTGGACTCACCGGCCAAACCAAAGATGAAGCCATTATTGTTTCGGGAATTGATGATCTCGACAAAGTGGATTTTGACAAACCCATTACGCTTTACAGTCAGACGACCAAGAGCACAAAAGGTTTTTACACCTTGAAAGAAGAAATTGAAAGACGAATTGAAGAATCCAAAGTCAGGAATAAATTAACTGAATTTGAATTTGACGCCAATGATAGTATTTGCCGTCAGGTGTCCAACCGCGAGCCCCAATTGTATAAATTTTCTCAGGAACACGAGGTCATAGTTTTTGTGAGTGGCAAAAAAAGTTCAAATGGCAAAGCTTTGTATGCAGTTTGCAAAAATGTAAATGATCAGAGTTACTTTATTGAAAGTTCGGAGGAACTTGATGAAAAATGGTTCGAAACAGCCAAATCAGTGGGAATTTGTGGCGCCACATCAACTCCAATGTGGTTAATGGAAAATGTAAAATCTGAAATAGAAAAATTAAGTTTACTCAAAGAGGAAGTTTAA
- the nqrE gene encoding NADH:ubiquinone reductase (Na(+)-transporting) subunit E: MELFNLGIKSIFINNMIFAYFLGMCSYLAVSKKVSTAMGLGLAVVFVLTITVPANWLLTEFVLKEGALTWLGADFAEVDLSFLTFIMFIAVIAAMVQLVEMVIEKVSPALYGSLGIFLPLIAVNCAILGSSLFMVTYEYNLAEATVFGFSSGIGWLLAIIAIAAIREKLKYSNVPDPLKGLGITFIITGLMGIAFMSFMGISL, from the coding sequence ATGGAATTATTTAATCTCGGTATTAAATCGATCTTTATTAACAATATGATTTTTGCATACTTTCTGGGTATGTGTTCATATTTGGCCGTTTCCAAGAAAGTATCAACTGCAATGGGCCTTGGTTTGGCTGTTGTTTTTGTATTGACAATAACAGTTCCGGCAAACTGGCTTTTGACAGAATTTGTATTGAAAGAAGGAGCGCTGACATGGTTGGGTGCTGATTTTGCAGAAGTTGATTTGAGCTTTTTAACCTTTATTATGTTTATCGCCGTCATAGCAGCGATGGTGCAACTGGTTGAAATGGTAATCGAAAAAGTATCACCTGCATTATACGGTTCCTTAGGTATTTTTCTTCCTTTAATTGCAGTAAACTGTGCCATTCTAGGATCGTCATTATTTATGGTGACTTATGAATACAATTTGGCAGAAGCAACCGTATTTGGATTTTCTTCAGGTATCGGATGGCTTTTAGCTATTATTGCGATTGCGGCGATTAGAGAAAAATTAAAATATTCGAATGTACCTGATCCATTAAAAGGCTTGGGAATTACATTCATAATTACCGGATTGATGGGAATCGCTTTTATGTCATTTATGGGCATTTCCCTTTAA
- a CDS encoding DUF4249 family protein, which translates to MRVFVILILSIILFNACSTDLDVNADFRETPIMFGLINQSDSINYIRLQKAYSNQDGNALEIAKNFDSLYYDTTKVKLTLLELDRQNGDTSEVDVLVPEYNENKAPGEFAAPGQYVYKTDFKDFKTDGYEYIFKFKNTESGLEATAATDIIDCERIIAPIRYSCRDFEFEGSLRRNLDFNEDGSMNPLSFLEFEGPENAAFFSLEAVVEYTVEYEEEDRDRDTFSTKDNVWSVITLDLDENVPGKSYGSNGTIPIGETAFGSYLSRVIDTENDEENGVISRALLNIQFTFYYYNESYENYLEVNGNFNPLSQTRPLYTNVDNGLGLIASRNILVTNKLPISVVSNFNNTNYFSSWPDLKFFFEE; encoded by the coding sequence ATGCGCGTATTCGTAATTCTTATACTTTCAATTATTCTTTTTAATGCTTGCAGTACAGATCTGGATGTAAACGCAGATTTTAGGGAAACTCCTATTATGTTTGGCCTGATTAATCAAAGCGATTCGATAAATTATATCAGACTTCAAAAAGCATACAGCAATCAGGATGGAAATGCTTTGGAAATAGCCAAGAATTTTGATTCACTTTATTACGACACAACCAAGGTTAAATTAACGCTTTTGGAGCTAGACAGACAAAATGGGGATACAAGCGAAGTAGATGTATTAGTACCAGAATACAATGAAAATAAAGCTCCTGGCGAATTTGCAGCACCCGGGCAGTACGTTTATAAAACCGATTTCAAAGATTTTAAAACCGATGGATACGAGTATATTTTTAAATTTAAAAATACGGAATCTGGATTGGAAGCTACGGCAGCTACTGATATTATAGATTGTGAAAGAATTATAGCACCGATACGATATTCCTGTAGAGATTTTGAATTCGAAGGTTCTTTAAGAAGAAATTTAGATTTTAATGAAGATGGCAGTATGAACCCGCTGTCTTTTCTAGAATTTGAAGGTCCTGAGAATGCTGCTTTTTTCTCTCTTGAAGCTGTTGTAGAATATACTGTTGAATATGAAGAAGAAGATCGAGACCGAGATACTTTTAGTACAAAAGATAATGTGTGGTCGGTAATCACACTTGATCTCGATGAAAATGTTCCGGGAAAATCATATGGGAGCAATGGTACCATTCCTATTGGTGAAACAGCATTTGGATCTTACTTGTCAAGAGTCATTGACACTGAAAATGATGAGGAAAATGGTGTTATTTCAAGAGCGCTTCTTAATATTCAGTTCACTTTTTATTACTACAATGAATCGTATGAAAATTATCTGGAAGTGAATGGTAATTTTAACCCACTTTCGCAAACCAGGCCACTCTATACTAACGTAGACAATGGATTGGGTTTGATCGCATCACGCAATATTTTAGTTACTAATAAATTGCCAATTTCAGTTGTAAGTAACTTTAATAATACCAACTATTTTAGCAGTTGGCCTGACCTCAAGTTCTTTTTTGAGGAATAA
- a CDS encoding Na(+)-translocating NADH-quinone reductase subunit A encodes MSKIVRLKKGFDINLAGKAEKTLDKLDRTETFAIIPSNYPGLQRPKPSIEEGDTVKAGSELFFDKKNAHIRATSPVSGEVVEIKRGDKRKLEYIKILADKEIQFKSFKENSVSDITNLDQEDIKKQLIESGLWVNLIQRPFGIIANPEDQPKAIFISGFDTHPLAADIGFTLKGQEKYFQAGISVLNKFASGTAHLGLSADSEVPSVFSQIKDIQVTKFSGPHPAGNVGVQIHHLDPINKGDVVWTIRPIAVVWIGRFFLEGKVDLRQTIALAGSEVKNPRYFETIAGASVNKFLQGNLENEHVRIISGNPLTGQRINQDGYLGYYDNLISVLPEGDNYKFFLTEGWFSPQFNRLSAHRALLLFSFLNGKKKEYKLDTNMNGEERAFVQTGIFEKVVPMDLLPVYLLKAIMAEDYDEMEALGIYEVIEEDLALCEFVDVSKMDVQQIVRDGINLMLEA; translated from the coding sequence ATGTCGAAAATCGTAAGGTTAAAAAAAGGGTTTGATATCAATTTGGCGGGAAAAGCTGAAAAAACACTTGATAAATTAGATCGAACCGAAACATTCGCAATAATACCTTCTAATTATCCGGGCCTTCAAAGACCAAAACCTTCCATCGAAGAAGGGGATACAGTTAAAGCTGGATCTGAATTGTTCTTTGATAAAAAGAATGCTCATATAAGAGCTACATCTCCTGTAAGTGGAGAAGTAGTGGAAATCAAGAGAGGGGACAAAAGGAAATTAGAATACATTAAAATTTTAGCTGATAAGGAAATTCAGTTTAAAAGTTTTAAGGAAAATTCGGTTTCTGATATTACCAATCTTGATCAGGAAGATATAAAAAAGCAATTGATCGAGTCAGGATTGTGGGTAAATCTGATCCAGAGACCATTTGGAATTATTGCCAATCCGGAAGATCAACCAAAAGCCATTTTTATTTCTGGTTTTGATACACATCCACTGGCAGCAGATATAGGTTTTACTTTAAAGGGGCAGGAAAAATATTTTCAGGCCGGCATTTCAGTACTAAACAAATTTGCTTCGGGTACGGCCCATCTGGGTTTGAGTGCGGATAGCGAGGTTCCTTCAGTGTTTTCTCAAATTAAAGACATTCAGGTCACTAAATTTTCTGGCCCCCATCCGGCAGGAAACGTAGGTGTTCAGATTCACCATTTGGATCCCATTAATAAAGGTGATGTAGTATGGACCATCAGGCCTATAGCCGTAGTGTGGATCGGTCGATTTTTTCTTGAAGGAAAAGTAGACCTTAGGCAAACCATAGCATTAGCGGGCTCAGAAGTTAAAAATCCAAGATATTTTGAAACCATTGCCGGAGCATCGGTCAATAAATTTCTGCAAGGGAATCTTGAAAATGAGCATGTTCGCATTATTTCAGGCAATCCATTGACAGGACAAAGAATTAATCAGGATGGATATCTTGGGTATTATGATAATTTAATTTCTGTTCTACCGGAAGGAGATAACTACAAATTCTTTTTGACGGAAGGCTGGTTTTCACCTCAGTTTAATCGATTAAGCGCTCACAGGGCTTTATTGCTTTTTTCATTTCTCAATGGCAAGAAGAAAGAATACAAGCTCGATACAAATATGAACGGTGAGGAAAGGGCATTTGTGCAGACGGGAATATTTGAAAAGGTTGTGCCTATGGATTTATTGCCGGTTTATTTGCTTAAAGCAATTATGGCGGAAGATTATGATGAAATGGAAGCCCTGGGGATTTATGAAGTTATTGAAGAAGATTTGGCACTTTGCGAATTTGTCGATGTATCCAAAATGGATGTTCAGCAAATTGTAAGAGATGGTATTAATTTAATGCTAGAAGCGTAA
- a CDS encoding NADH:ubiquinone reductase (Na(+)-transporting) subunit B yields MKFLRDIFDKVKPNFEKGGKYEKLYYPFEAFETLMFTPKTTAPQKGAHIRDAVDLKRLMMTVIVALVPCLIFGIWNTGHQHFIAIGEEADFMTKFLFGSKYVLPIVVVSYASGLGVEFLFAIFRKHPVNEGFLVTGMLIPLIMPATIPLWQVAVATIFSVVMVKEVFGGTGMNILNPALTARAFLYFAYPSQISGDVWTVLGDNAQTVEGYSGATALSIAYESGTGENTSNLIQAYGSFWQPDMFSIKSMFIGTIPGSIGETSTLMVLIGAVILLATGVGSWRIMLSMVLGVAAMAIGLNIIGANEYMNLPFYYHFVIGGLAFAIVFMATDPVSAAQTFAGKWIYGFLAGVLTVIIRVLNPAYPEGVMLAILLMNVFAPLIDFYVVDANKKRRLKRATV; encoded by the coding sequence ATGAAGTTTTTAAGAGACATATTCGATAAGGTAAAACCTAATTTTGAGAAAGGCGGGAAATACGAAAAATTGTATTATCCCTTTGAGGCGTTCGAAACTCTCATGTTTACGCCCAAAACCACGGCCCCACAAAAAGGAGCTCATATCAGAGATGCGGTTGATTTAAAGCGTCTTATGATGACCGTAATCGTGGCGCTTGTGCCATGTTTGATTTTTGGTATCTGGAATACCGGGCATCAGCATTTTATCGCAATAGGCGAAGAGGCTGATTTCATGACTAAATTCTTATTTGGGTCAAAATATGTTCTTCCTATTGTTGTGGTGTCTTATGCATCCGGACTTGGTGTTGAGTTTCTGTTTGCAATTTTTAGAAAGCATCCTGTAAATGAAGGTTTTCTCGTTACAGGAATGCTTATTCCATTAATTATGCCGGCAACTATTCCTTTATGGCAAGTGGCTGTAGCCACAATATTTAGTGTAGTTATGGTTAAGGAAGTATTTGGTGGTACGGGGATGAATATCTTAAACCCGGCATTAACTGCCAGGGCATTTCTTTATTTTGCTTATCCCTCACAAATTTCCGGTGATGTATGGACCGTATTGGGAGATAATGCTCAAACAGTAGAAGGTTATTCAGGTGCAACTGCGCTTTCTATTGCCTATGAATCAGGAACGGGAGAAAATACCAGCAATTTGATTCAGGCCTACGGTAGTTTTTGGCAGCCCGATATGTTTTCAATAAAGAGTATGTTCATTGGTACCATACCCGGTTCTATTGGCGAAACATCTACATTAATGGTATTGATCGGTGCTGTAATTCTTTTGGCAACGGGAGTAGGAAGCTGGAGAATAATGCTGAGCATGGTTCTCGGTGTAGCAGCCATGGCCATTGGATTAAATATTATTGGTGCCAATGAGTATATGAATTTGCCTTTTTACTACCATTTTGTAATTGGAGGTTTGGCATTTGCGATTGTCTTTATGGCAACCGATCCGGTATCTGCGGCGCAAACTTTTGCCGGAAAATGGATATACGGATTTTTAGCTGGGGTTTTGACTGTTATTATAAGAGTATTGAACCCTGCTTATCCGGAAGGAGTAATGCTGGCTATTCTTTTAATGAATGTCTTTGCTCCTTTGATAGATTTTTATGTAGTTGATGCTAACAAAAAAAGAAGATTAAAACGTGCAACAGTCTAA
- the rny gene encoding ribonuclease Y — protein MEMIGLIITGFVCLLTGLAIGRYLLKTILKREEADAKNKARLIISEAESQAESIKKDKILEAKEKMISMKSEIEEEFAKKKSIIIQNENKIRNKDENLRKLIEENSRKEAELESLKENLQAQMEIVSKRKAEADRVKASQVERLEKMANMTADEAREQLVQTLRDEAKTHASSYIKDIVDDAKMRASKEAKRIVINTIQRMAPEFTIENCVSVFNLESDDLKGKIIGREGRNIRALEAVTGVEIIVDDTPEAIIISGFDPVRREIARLSLHRLVADGRIHPARIEEIVAKTSKDINNEIVEIGERTVIDLGIHGLHPELIRLVGRMRFRSSYGQNLLQHSREVANLCATMASELGLNPKIAKRAGLLHDIGKVVPEESELPHALLGMELAKKYKEKPVVLNAIGAHHDEIEMTSLISPIIQICDAISGSRPGARREIMESYIQRLKDLEELALSFDGVTKCYAIQAGRELRVIVDAESVADEKADALSFDISQKIEKEMQYPGQIKVTVIREKRAIAYAK, from the coding sequence ATGGAAATGATAGGATTAATAATCACCGGATTCGTATGCCTTTTGACGGGTTTGGCAATAGGGCGTTACCTGCTCAAAACAATACTAAAGAGAGAAGAAGCTGATGCAAAAAACAAGGCCAGGCTTATAATATCTGAAGCCGAATCACAAGCTGAAAGCATTAAGAAAGATAAAATACTTGAAGCCAAGGAAAAGATGATTTCAATGAAAAGCGAAATTGAAGAGGAATTCGCAAAGAAGAAATCGATCATTATTCAGAACGAGAATAAGATCCGAAATAAGGATGAAAATCTTCGCAAACTAATTGAAGAAAACTCCAGAAAAGAAGCAGAGCTGGAAAGCTTGAAAGAAAACTTGCAGGCGCAAATGGAGATCGTTTCCAAACGCAAAGCCGAAGCCGACCGTGTCAAAGCTTCGCAAGTGGAGCGGCTTGAAAAGATGGCAAATATGACTGCCGATGAAGCAAGGGAACAATTAGTTCAAACATTGAGAGATGAAGCCAAAACACATGCATCTTCCTATATCAAGGATATCGTCGATGATGCCAAAATGCGTGCTTCAAAAGAAGCCAAGCGAATTGTAATTAATACGATTCAAAGAATGGCGCCGGAATTTACAATTGAAAATTGCGTATCGGTTTTCAATCTTGAAAGCGATGATTTAAAAGGAAAAATAATAGGAAGAGAAGGAAGAAATATTCGTGCACTGGAAGCGGTAACCGGTGTGGAAATTATTGTTGATGATACACCTGAGGCAATTATTATTTCAGGGTTTGATCCTGTGAGGCGGGAAATAGCAAGATTGTCCTTACACAGACTGGTAGCTGACGGCAGAATCCACCCCGCGAGGATTGAAGAAATTGTAGCAAAGACAAGTAAGGATATAAACAATGAAATTGTGGAGATTGGTGAAAGAACAGTCATTGATCTGGGAATTCACGGTTTACATCCCGAATTAATAAGATTAGTCGGTAGAATGCGATTCCGTTCTTCTTATGGACAAAATCTACTTCAACACTCCAGGGAAGTGGCTAATCTATGTGCGACCATGGCGTCTGAACTGGGTTTGAATCCCAAAATTGCCAAACGCGCCGGATTATTGCACGATATTGGGAAAGTAGTTCCCGAGGAATCCGAATTACCTCATGCATTATTGGGCATGGAACTGGCTAAGAAATACAAGGAAAAGCCTGTAGTACTGAATGCCATTGGTGCCCATCACGATGAAATAGAAATGACTTCTTTGATATCCCCTATTATTCAGATTTGCGATGCAATTTCCGGTTCCAGACCCGGAGCAAGACGTGAAATCATGGAATCCTATATCCAGCGTTTAAAGGATCTGGAAGAATTGGCATTATCCTTCGATGGCGTGACAAAGTGTTATGCTATTCAGGCGGGAAGAGAATTACGTGTAATTGTTGATGCAGAATCCGTGGCGGATGAAAAAGCCGATGCTTTATCATTTGATATTTCACAAAAAATCGAAAAAGAAATGCAGTATCCCGGTCAGATTAAAGTGACCGTGATCCGTGAGAAAAGAGCAATAGCTTATGCTAAATAA
- the sucD gene encoding succinate--CoA ligase subunit alpha: protein MSVLVNKNSKVIVQGFTGSEGTFHAEQMIEYGTNVVGGVTPGKGGKEHLGKPVFNTVKEAVDKTGADVTIIFVPPAFAADAIMEAADGGIKVIITITEGIPVKDMIAVKEYIKKRDVRMVGPNCPGVITAEEAKVGIMPGFIFKKGRVGIVSKSGTLTYEAADQVVKAGFGISTAIGIGGDPIIGTSTKEAVELLMADDETDAIVMIGEIGGQYEADAAKWIKAQGNPKPVIGFIAGQTAPPGRRMGHAGAIIGGADDTAEAKMKIMRECGLHVVESPADIGKTLSKVS from the coding sequence ATGAGCGTTTTAGTAAATAAAAATTCAAAAGTTATAGTGCAGGGCTTCACCGGTTCCGAGGGCACATTTCACGCAGAACAAATGATTGAATACGGCACAAATGTCGTGGGGGGAGTTACTCCGGGAAAAGGTGGAAAAGAGCATTTGGGCAAACCTGTTTTCAATACGGTTAAAGAGGCCGTAGACAAAACGGGTGCTGATGTCACGATTATATTCGTTCCACCGGCCTTTGCAGCCGATGCAATTATGGAAGCAGCAGATGGAGGAATTAAAGTTATCATTACAATTACGGAAGGCATTCCTGTAAAAGATATGATAGCCGTAAAAGAATACATTAAGAAACGCGATGTTCGAATGGTTGGCCCCAATTGTCCGGGAGTAATTACAGCAGAAGAAGCCAAAGTGGGCATCATGCCGGGTTTTATATTTAAGAAAGGTCGAGTTGGGATCGTTTCCAAATCAGGAACTCTAACCTACGAAGCAGCCGATCAGGTTGTAAAAGCCGGATTCGGTATTTCTACAGCTATTGGAATTGGCGGAGATCCTATCATCGGTACTTCAACAAAAGAAGCCGTTGAATTATTAATGGCAGATGATGAAACCGATGCCATTGTGATGATCGGTGAAATCGGCGGTCAATACGAAGCCGATGCTGCAAAATGGATTAAGGCTCAGGGCAATCCCAAACCTGTGATAGGCTTTATTGCAGGGCAAACTGCACCTCCGGGAAGAAGGATGGGGCATGCCGGTGCCATCATCGGTGGCGCTGATGATACGGCAGAAGCTAAAATGAAGATCATGAGAGAGTGCGGACTGCATGTTGTAGAGTCACCCGCAGATATTGGTAAGACGCTTTCCAAAGTCAGCTAA
- a CDS encoding (d)CMP kinase, translating into MPNLILLKDIIIAIDGHSGCGKSTTAKGVARELEYAYVDSGAMYRAVTLYFIENNIDLEDDEEVKKALKKIILSFSFSKEKGFSEIILNGQNVEEQIRTMDVSKKVSKVSSIVAVRHQMVAQQRLMGKQKKIVMDGRDIGSNVFPKAELKFYFTANIEVRVERRMKELEAKGINANFEEVKANLLSRDELDQSRKENPLIKSIDAKVMDTSFLSIEEQIRIVKKEALQIINS; encoded by the coding sequence ATGCCAAATCTTATTCTTTTGAAAGATATAATAATTGCAATTGACGGACATTCGGGATGTGGGAAATCTACCACTGCAAAGGGTGTAGCCAGGGAATTAGAATATGCCTATGTAGATTCAGGGGCCATGTACCGCGCTGTCACTCTTTATTTTATTGAAAATAATATTGATTTAGAAGATGATGAGGAGGTGAAAAAAGCATTGAAAAAAATAATTCTCAGCTTTTCATTTTCTAAGGAAAAAGGTTTTTCTGAAATCATTTTGAACGGGCAAAACGTCGAAGAACAAATTCGCACGATGGATGTTTCTAAAAAGGTGTCTAAAGTCAGTAGCATTGTGGCTGTCAGACATCAAATGGTAGCCCAGCAAAGATTGATGGGAAAGCAGAAAAAAATTGTAATGGACGGTCGGGACATAGGATCTAATGTTTTTCCGAAGGCCGAGCTAAAGTTCTATTTTACTGCCAATATCGAAGTTCGCGTGGAAAGAAGGATGAAAGAATTAGAAGCGAAAGGAATAAATGCTAATTTTGAAGAAGTAAAAGCGAATCTGTTATCCAGAGACGAGCTCGATCAAAGTCGAAAGGAAAACCCTTTGATAAAGTCAATTGACGCAAAAGTCATGGATACCAGTTTTTTAAGCATAGAGGAACAAATCAGAATTGTCAAAAAGGAAGCATTACAAATAATCAATTCTTAA
- a CDS encoding cell division protein ZapA — translation MDTLSIKLKIADRDYPLKVAYEEEEHIRKTARILNEKIKEYRDNFGIEDKQDLLAMVAFEILVDKLNLDSERQVLFSNLNKQVQSIESKIAEFI, via the coding sequence TTGGATACGCTCTCAATAAAATTAAAGATTGCTGATAGGGATTATCCTTTGAAGGTGGCATATGAGGAGGAAGAGCATATCAGAAAAACAGCGAGAATCCTAAACGAAAAGATTAAAGAATACAGAGATAATTTTGGAATTGAAGATAAACAGGATCTTCTGGCCATGGTGGCCTTTGAAATATTGGTCGATAAGCTCAATCTCGATTCCGAACGTCAGGTGCTGTTTTCAAACCTTAACAAACAAGTACAATCTATTGAATCCAAAATAGCGGAATTTATCTGA